The Anomaloglossus baeobatrachus isolate aAnoBae1 chromosome 4, aAnoBae1.hap1, whole genome shotgun sequence genome contains the following window.
CGTCTACCATCTCCAAGTAATGTTATTAGTTTCACTATGTCCATATCTCCGGCTGTTGGCTGACCGAACACATTTTCTTTCAGGCCAAGCGCACCAAGAAGGTCGGCATTGTGGGTAAATATGGGACCCGTTATGGTGCTTCCCTGAGGAAGATGGTCAAGAAGATTGAAATCAGCCAACATGCCAAGTACACATGCTCCTTTTGTGGCAAGGTGAGCAGGCTTCTTTAATTTTTATAATCATTGCTTTAACTAAATTGATGTGCAGAGTTCCTGTATGTGGAAGTGTAATAATGGGGTGTCTTTTTCATTTTTTGATTAGACCAAGATGAAGAGAAAGGCTGTTGGAATCTGGCACTGCGGTTCTTGCATGAAACTCGTAGCAGGAGGAGCCTGGGCCTACAAGTAAGTGCAGACGTTTGGAAAAGGAACTGTCAAGGGTGTAAACATTAGGTCTCATTCACAGTTTTCTCAAATGCAAAAAATAATTTCACCAGGTtttcattagtgtcagtttctactATCAGTCATACATCTCCTATGCAttacaatattaaagggaacctgtcatcagaaatttcgcccaaaagctaaaagattccccctctgcagctcctgggctgcattctaggaaggtccctgttattattgtgccccatgtgagaccaaaataaagcctttataaagttctacctttttgtatgcagcttctgtaaatctgacacgggggcgggctctctgccgtccgttattctgccttctggtcctgtatgccgcccccatcgctcctttccatatctgatgcgccgcccactgctccagccatccccgcgcatcacagtgccagtctcacaggactgagcagtgtgaccgctggtgacgtgtgcgcaggcaagtgattatgggcgggactgtgactgttatcagcaagtacccggccataatctcgtgagcgcgcaaacctctccagcggtcacactgagctcagtgtagatgctagactgtatgggctgcttccagggatgacgtccctttgtcatgtgataggggcgtgttcgaaatactatcacatgacaaagggacgtcatccctggaagcagcccatacagtctagcatctacactgagctcagtgtgaccgctggagaggtttgcgcgctcacgagattatggccgggtacttgctgataacagtcacagtcccgcccataatcacttgcctgcgcacacgtcaccagcggtcacactgctcagtcctgtgagactggcactgtgatgcgcggggatggctggagcagtgggcggcgcatcagatatggaaaggagcgatgggggcggcatacaggaccagaaggcagaataacggacggcagagagcccgcccccgtgtcagatttacagaagctgcatacaaaaaggtagaactttataaaggctttattttggtctcacatggggcacaataataacagggaccttcctagaatgcagtccaggagctgcagagggggaatcttttagcttttgggcgaaatttctgatgacaggttccctttaatcatggaCCAGATTGCATCTATGCGCTTTCAGTAATTTCTCAGACCCGTGGGGTTGTAGAGGTAATTTTGAATACTGGCTAGGATTAAAAACAGAAATGTTTCCCTGATTATCTTATGGATGCAgagactgcaaaaaaaaagtgctcaGCACCACTACAGCTTTTTTTAATTGCACCACTGTCCTATACTTGCCTTCATCCTTGTGCAGTGTCGGTCTAGTTGGTCTGAGCTGTACAGTGACTAGTCGGCAGCTcttcaggaatagcagcatatacCGCTCCCTAGAATGGTGCAGTTGTGGCAACTTGTCAACTACAATGTCTTTAAAATACGTTATTCTGCGATGCGTCATAGCACTATAATGGTTATGTGACCACAgtgcttttttatgtgctttttttctgcacataaaacaAGTTTTGgtaggaaaaacgcagcaaaaaataacTATTTCATTTGCACGTTTTTTCACTTACGTTTTTCCTGCTCTTTGTGCTATTTTTAGACATGGCAATCGCAGGGGGATCCTGCGCTATATCCCCGTTTTCGCCACGGGATCTCCAGCCGATGTTACAGCCGGACcctggctctcactgccaggagcagtgcccgcacctctcctggcagtttaaccccccccccttccccttccccaatgctgtgatcagtgcgatcgctgcattcaggaggcagggaatggaattgcttacctctccctggcaatcgggtccttgtaatgcaatcacagggacctgatcgctgccatggtaaccctgagtCGTCActatgacgaccccgggttactaaGCTACTGcgagcctcacagaccatgctgtatgcacggtgtgttAAGGCCAcgacacactaagcaacatcactagcaacagtgctgctgaggcacgacttttgtgacgtagcagcgatgttgctagtgatgtcgcggtgtgtgacatccagcaacaacctggcccctgctgtgaggtcgccggtcgttgctgaatgtcctggaccattttttagttgttgctctcccgctgtgaagcacacatcgctgtgtgtgtcagcgacagagcaacaactaaatgtgcagtgagcaggcagccggcttctgcggacgctcgtcaccacggtaaacatcgggtaaccaagaagccctttccgtggttacccgatatttaccttcgttaccagtgtccgccgctctcacgctgtcagtgccggctccctgctctctgcacacgtagccggattacacatcgggtaattaatccgatgtgtactgtggctaggagtgcagggaacagggagccggcactggcagtgtgagagcggcgaacgctggtaacgaaggtaaatatcgggtaaccaaggtaagggcttcttggttacccgatgtttaccgtggttaccagcgtccgcacaagccggctgcctgcacacatagcagagtacacatcgggtaattaacccggtgtgtactgtggctaggtgtgcagggagtcagcgctaagcggtgtgcgctggtaaccaaggtaaatatcgggttggttactcgatatttactttagttaccaagcgcagcatcgcttccacgcgtcgctggttgctggtgagatctgcctgtgtgacagctcaccagcaacccgtgtagcgacgctccagcgatccctgccaggtcagatcgcaggtgggatcgctggagcgtcgcttagtgtgacggtacctttaggcaaaGTGCTgctctataatcccctgtagtgataaagcattgcagaggatgatagaaacgcagaaaaaattgacatttagtttttttttacagcaacaaaatctgcaaggaaaaaagcagtgtgtgcacagcaagtcacgattctcatagactttgctgggatgctttttcctttcttttattgatgatttaaaaaaaaaaagcaaggaaaaacgcataaaaacccctctacgtgggcacatagcttcaAAGTCGCTGTATAGACCAAGCTGTATCCTGAGATTGATGGGGTTTCCATGATCACTTTTTGCCATGGAAATCCCAATAGATGTTGCTAGTACCAAAATTGGGGCATAGATGCTACTACCAAATCCTGCTAACATTCCTCCTGCATTGAAAGTGGATGGAGTCTTTTACAGTTTATTAACAAGCTCTTAAAAAAAAATCCAttagaaaaacatatatatatatatatatatatatatatatatatatatatatatatatatatatatatattatattatattatattatattatattatattatattatattattaaaatCCACTGATGTTTATTGCCACAGATTCCGTACATAAAAGCTGCAGATTAGTTCCACTAATCCACACTGGCTCTATTAAGTAGTCGGATCTCCTTGCCCATTCTCTTGTGTTTCCTCTCTTTATTCCCCTCCACCCCACTTTATAAATCTTGATGATAAACAAATTGTCTGGTATCAAGAAAAAGCCAATGGGGGTAAGCCACAAAATATTAGCGTTCTTTACCAGTTATATGCACTGTCTATCTCTATTTGACAATGGCGTCTCGCGCTGCTCAGGTTACATGGCATTTCTTCTCTctcgtgggttttttttttttattctgcacaATCCCATTTAATGAGGCTCTCCAGGGCTATAGAATTGAGCATGTGCAGTACACTGATGGGGCTGCAGCTCCTTCATTGTTTACTCTGTACAGTAGATAATCCGAATGACATTGTAGTAATAATCTTTTTCAATGGTGtcaaacatattctgcagcgctgtaCCTGGTACAGCAGCTTGCCActaccccaaacccccccccccacc
Protein-coding sequences here:
- the RPL37A gene encoding large ribosomal subunit protein eL43, which codes for MAKRTKKVGIVGKYGTRYGASLRKMVKKIEISQHAKYTCSFCGKTKMKRKAVGIWHCGSCMKLVAGGAWAYNTTSAVTVKSAIRRLKELKDQ